One genomic window of Solanum stenotomum isolate F172 chromosome 9, ASM1918654v1, whole genome shotgun sequence includes the following:
- the LOC125877851 gene encoding uncharacterized protein LOC125877851, with protein MNRLTRTLTFLNSSDSKRFHSFIGDSRLRFSTAKFLAVPFSVVNLRHDSFSITSNLKSLSAVPDRLTPAEMDWDRHEAPGFEEFVRVHGGGASSNSEGSNESVVEEREPDEVNEENQSQSYERKVLPEELSRNVITLTCESSAEGGICDVYVIGTAHVSAESCQEVQAVINFLKPQAVFLEICSGRVAVLIPHNSKVPTMGDMMDMWKKNQNPFEILYSWLITKVANQLEVVPGGEFRVAYEEAMKYGGKVILGDRPVQITLRRTWATMPLWHKTKFLSSLLFQALFLPKTEDLNKMLKEMDDVDMLTLVIQEMSKRFPTLWTTLVHERDLFMSSTLLRVAGEHNSVVAVVGKGHLPGIKKNWKQPIEVNELLTIPSQKPAISVTRILSTLGVAVAGVAIISGIYTSIKK; from the exons ATGAATCGATTAACTCGAACACTCACCTTTCTCAACTCGTCCGACTCAAAACGATTCCACTCATTCATCGGCGATTCCCGCCTTCGGTTTTCAACCGCGAAATTTCTCGCCGTCCCATTCTCCGTCGTAAACCTCCGCCACGATTCATTCTCAATTACCTCAAACCTCAAAAGTCTCTCCGCCGTACCCGACCGCTTAACGCCGGCGGAAATGGATTGGGATCGGCATGAGGCGCCCGGATTCGAGGAATTTGTTCGGGTTCATGGTGGAGGTGCTAGTTCTAATTCAGAAGGTTCTAATGAGAGTGTAGTGGAAGAGCGAGAGCCTGATGAGGTGAATGAAGAAAATCAGAGTCAATCGTACGAAAGGAAAGTTTTACCGGAGGAACTTTCGAGGAATGTAATTACACTCACCTGTGAATCTTCTGCTGAGGGAGGTATATGCGATGTATATGTTATTGGGACAGCTCACGTTTCTGCG GAATCCTGCCAAGAAGTCCAAGCGGTGATCAATTTCTTGAAACCCCAG GCTGTTTTCTTGGAGATATGCTCAGGTCGTGTGGCTGTACTTATACCTCATAATTCAAAG GTACCAACTATGGGGGATATGATGGATATGtggaagaaaaatcaaaatccaTTTGAGATACTCTATAGCTGGTTAATTACTAAG GTTGCTAACCAGCTTGAGGTTGTACCTGGAGGTGAGTTTCGTGTGGCCTATGAAGAAGCAATGAAGTATGGGGGAAAGGTGATACTTGGTGACCGTCCTGTGCAA ATAACATTGCGAAGAACATGGGCAACAATGCCGCTTTGGCACAAAACAAAATTCTTGTCCTCCTTGTTATTCCAAGCATTATTTTTACCAAAGACGGAAGATCTCAACAAGATG CTGAAGGAAATGGATGATGTCGATATGTTGACTCTTGTAATTCAGGAAATGAGCAAGCGCTTCCCCACTCTTTGGACTACCCTAGTTCATGAGCGAGATCT GTTCATGTCATCAACATTACTAAGAGTTGCCGGTGAACACAACTCTGTTGTAGCAGTCGTTGGGAAGGGTCACCTTCCAGGAATCAAGAAGAACTGGAAACAACCCATTGAG GTTAATGAACTACTCACAATTCCTTCACAGAAACCTGCCATCTCTGTCACAAGAATATTGTCAACACTCGGAGTTGCAGTCGCAGGGGTGGCAATAATATCTGGCATTTATA